The sequence below is a genomic window from Kitasatospora kifunensis.
TGCACGAGGTGATCAGCCGACGGTTCCGCCGCTACCTCCAGGAGCGCGAGCAGACCGGCGAGTGGGCGGTCCCCGAGCAGAGCCTGCCCGGCGACGGCGGGCCGGACGACGAGGCGCCCGGCGGTCCCCTCGACCCCGAGACCGGTCGCCCCCGCCGCTTCGCCTACCCGCCGCAGCTGCTGGTGGTCGACGGTGGCCAGCCCCAAGTGGCCGCCGCCAAGCGCGCGCTGGACGAGCTCGGCATCGACGACGTGGCGCTGTGCGGCCTGGCCAAGCGACTGGAGGAGGTCTGGCTGCCGGAGCAGGACGACCCGGTGGTGCTGCCGCGCAGCAGCGAGGGCCTCTACCTGCTCCAGCGGGTGCGCGACGAGGCGCACCGGTTCGCCATCGGCTACCAGCGCAACAAACGCGCCAAGCGCCTGACCAGTGGTGGCCTGGACGCCGTCCCCGGCCTGGGGGAGACGCGCCGCACCGCGCTGCTCAAGCACTTCGGCTCGGTGAAGCGGCTGCGCGCCGCCAGCGTCGAGGAGATCTGCGCCGTCCCCGGCATCGGGCGCCGCACCGCGGAGACTGTTGTCCAGGCGTTGGCCTCCAGGCAACCCGCGGCATTCGCGGTGAACACCGCCACAGGCGAGATCATGGAGGATGGCGCTGCCGACCCGGGGCCGGCCGACTGAAGGGACCGGGCCAGGCGTGACGCCAGCGCGTCACACGCGTTTTGACAGCAGATGCACCCGAGAGCGGGGAACCGAAGTGACAGTGTCCGACGATGGGGGCGTCCCCCAGCCGAAGACCGGGGGAGAGACCGCCCCGGAGTTGGTGATCATCTCCGGCATGTCCGGAGCCGGCCGCAGCACGGCCGCCAAGTGCCTGGAGGACCTCGGCTGGTTCGTGGTCGACAACCTGCCGCCTGCCCTCATCCCCACCATGGTGGACCTCGGCGCCCGCTCGCAGGGCGCGGTGGCCCGGATCGGCGTGGTGGTCGACGTCCGCGGCCGGCAGTTCTTCGACGATCTGCGCGCCTCGCTGGAGGAGCTGGACAAGCGCGGCATCCGGATGCGGGTGGTCTACCTGGAGTCCAGCGAGGACGCCCTGGTGCGCCGCTTCGAGAGCGTGCGCCGCCCGCACCCGCTGCAGGGCGAGGGCCGGATCGTGGACGGCATCGCGCAGGAGCGCGACCTGCTGCGCGAGCTGCGCGGCGAGGCCGACCTGGTGATCGACACCTCGGACCTCAACGTCCACCAGCTGCGGGCGAAGCTGGACGCCCAGTTCGCCGATCACGACGAGCCCGAGCTGCGCTGCACCGTGATGTCCTTCGGCTTCAAGTACGGCCTGCCGGTCGACGCCGACCTCGTGGTGGACTGCCGCTTCCTGCCCAACCCGCACTGGGTGCCGGAACTACGGGCACGAACCGGTACGGATGCGGACGTCGCGGACTACGTCTTCCGGCAGCCCGGCGCCAAGGAGTTCCTGGACGGTTACGCCGAGCTTCTGCGGATCGTTACGGAGGGTTATCGCAGGGAGGGTAAGCGGTACATGACGCTTGCCGTAGGCTGCACCGGTGGCAAGCATCGCAGCGTGGCCATGTCGGAGCGGCTGACGAAGCGTCTGATCGCCGACGGCGTGGAAACGGTGCTGGTGCACCGCGACATGGGACGGGAGTAGCGGCGGTCCCCCAGCACCGCCGACAGCACAGAAACGTGGGGTAGGTGTGACGGGATACTCGCCAGGGCGGCAATACCAGCACAAGGCCGCCGAGCGGGGCTCCCCAGGCGCACAGAGGAGATCAGTGTCCGCGGTGAAGGGGGCCGCGCCGCGGATCACCGCGCTCGGCGGCGGCCAGGGCCTGTCCGCCTCGCTCTCCGCGCTGCGCCGACTCACCTCCGACCTGACCGCCGTGGTCACGGTGGCCGACGACGGCGGCTCCAGCGGCCGCCTGCGCGCCGAGCTCGGCGTGCTGCCCCCCGGCGACCTGCGCAAGGCGCTGGCCGCGCTCTGCGGCGACGACGACTGGGGTCGCACCTGGTCCGAGGTGATCCAGCAGCGCTTCACCGGCACCGGCGAGCTCGGCGGCCACGCGGTGGGCAACCTGCTGATCGTGGCGCTCTGGGAGAAGCTCGGCGATCCGGTCGCCGCCCTGGAGTGGGTGGGCCGGCTGCTCAACGTGCAGGGCCGGGTACTGCCGATGTCCGCGGTCCCGCTGGACATCGAGGCCCAGGTGCGCGGCCACGACCCGGCCCACCCCGCGCAGGTCACCGCCGTGCGCGGCCAGGCCAACGTGGCGATCACCCCGGGCACCGTGCAGTCGATCCGGCTGCTGCCCGAGGAGCCGCCCGCCGTTCCCGAGGCGGTCAGCGCCGTGCTGGAGGCGGACTGGGTGGTGCTCGGCCCGGGTTCCTGGTTCACCAGCGTGCTGCCGCACCTGCTGGTCCCCGAGCTGGCCAAGGCGCTGATCGAGACCAAGGCCCGGCGCCTGCTGACCCTCAACCTGGCCCCGCAGCCCGGTGAGACCGAGGGCTTCACCCCGCAGCGCCACCTGGAGGTGATCGCCGACCACGCCCCGGACCTGGGGGTGGATGCGATCCTGGTGGACGAGCGCGCGGTGACCGGCGGCGCCTTCGGGGTGGCCGACCTGGCCGGACTGGAGAAGGCCGCCGAGCGGATGGGGGCCGCGCTGGTGCTGGACACGGTGGCCGGCGCCGACGGGACCCCGCGACACGACCCGGAGCTTCTGGCCGCCGCGTACGACCGGATTTTCCGGACACATGGAAGGATCGGCCCATGGCGATGACGGCAGCGGTGAAGGACGAAATCAGCCGGCTCCCCGTCACCCGGGCCTGCTGTCGTAAGGCTGAGGTGTCGGCGATCCTGCGATTCGCGGGCGGACTGCACATTGTGAGCGGTCGAATCGTGATCGAGGCGGAGCT
It includes:
- the rapZ gene encoding RNase adapter RapZ codes for the protein MALPTRGRPTEGTGPGVTPARHTRFDSRCTRERGTEVTVSDDGGVPQPKTGGETAPELVIISGMSGAGRSTAAKCLEDLGWFVVDNLPPALIPTMVDLGARSQGAVARIGVVVDVRGRQFFDDLRASLEELDKRGIRMRVVYLESSEDALVRRFESVRRPHPLQGEGRIVDGIAQERDLLRELRGEADLVIDTSDLNVHQLRAKLDAQFADHDEPELRCTVMSFGFKYGLPVDADLVVDCRFLPNPHWVPELRARTGTDADVADYVFRQPGAKEFLDGYAELLRIVTEGYRREGKRYMTLAVGCTGGKHRSVAMSERLTKRLIADGVETVLVHRDMGRE
- a CDS encoding gluconeogenesis factor YvcK family protein, with the translated sequence MSAVKGAAPRITALGGGQGLSASLSALRRLTSDLTAVVTVADDGGSSGRLRAELGVLPPGDLRKALAALCGDDDWGRTWSEVIQQRFTGTGELGGHAVGNLLIVALWEKLGDPVAALEWVGRLLNVQGRVLPMSAVPLDIEAQVRGHDPAHPAQVTAVRGQANVAITPGTVQSIRLLPEEPPAVPEAVSAVLEADWVVLGPGSWFTSVLPHLLVPELAKALIETKARRLLTLNLAPQPGETEGFTPQRHLEVIADHAPDLGVDAILVDERAVTGGAFGVADLAGLEKAAERMGAALVLDTVAGADGTPRHDPELLAAAYDRIFRTHGRIGPWR